One genomic region from Nymphalis io chromosome 18, ilAglIoxx1.1, whole genome shotgun sequence encodes:
- the LOC126775569 gene encoding uncharacterized protein LOC126775569 isoform X1, whose product MDTIPKHSILENKPNALTQIRKQYNLEKPGQMKEAIDILKNWVQQQKHFKKKDFRPHYYEVCIITCKGSIERAKRQIDKICTMRTLLPQFFEECNVKTDFAQLNEVIFTIPLPKLTDDYYRVVIIKIFDISAIKASQYIEHYKTNIVLAEYLKTHDYMTGFTVIQDYSETNLIDLVSNINLVELKQAFSIFIEGYGMRIKTIHIISASKVVNSIVAILKQVLSAKIADRIHIHKNIEEIHEYIPKEVLPKDYGGEERCLKDLQKEWLDVLSSEEHLKYMREINAAGTDENFRQKCNFNEQYAGISGTFRMLSVD is encoded by the exons ATGGATACGATACCCAAACACAGCATCCTAGAGAATAAACCAAATGCCTTGACGCAAATTCGTAAACAATACAATCTGGAAAAACCCGGACAAATGAAGGAGGCCATCGATATACTAAAGAACTGGgtacaacaacaaaaacattttaaaaagaagGATTTTC GACCACATTATTATGAAGTTTGTATCATTACATGCAAGGGATCCATAGAACGTGCTAAGAGACAGATTGATAAAATTTGCACGATGAGGACGTTGTTACCGCAGTTCTTTGAAGAGTGTAATGTTAAAACCGACTTCGCACAGTTAAACGAAGTTAT CTTCACGATCCCGTTGCCGAAGTTAACCGATGATTACTATAGGGTtgttataatcaaaatttttgATATCAGCGCAATCAAAGCTTCACAATATATTGAACACTATAAAACGAATATTGTT CTAGCAGAATACCTAAAAACCCACGACTATATGACCGGATTCACGGTGATACAAGATTATTCAGAGACTAATCTTATAGATCTTGTATCAAACATAAATCTAGTTGAATTGAAACAAGCATTTTCAATTTTCATA GAAGGTTATGGAATGAGAATTAAAACTATTCATATTATAAGTGCATCAAAGGTCGTTAACAGTATCGTTGCTATTTTAAAACAAGTGCTTAGTGCTAAGATCGCTGATAGAATTCACATTCACAAAAATATTGAAGAAATACATGAATATATTCCAAAAGAAGTGCTGCCGAAAGACTATGGTGGAGAGGAACGTTGTTTAAAAGATTTACAAA AGGAATGGCTGGACGTTCTATCATCAGAGGAACACTTGAAGTATATGCGAGAAATTAACGCAGCTGGTACAGATGAAAATTTTAGACAAAAATGCAACTTTAATGAGCAGTATGCAGGAATTTCTGGCACTTTTAGAATGTTAAGTGTTGATTAG
- the LOC126775569 gene encoding uncharacterized protein LOC126775569 isoform X2 translates to MDTIPKHSILENKPNALTQIRKQYNLEKPGQMKEAIDILKNWVQQQKHFKKKDFRPHYYEVCIITCKGSIERAKRQIDKICTMRTLLPQFFEECNVKTDFAQLNEVIFTIPLPKLTDDYYRVVIIKIFDISAIKASQYIEHYKTNIVEGYGMRIKTIHIISASKVVNSIVAILKQVLSAKIADRIHIHKNIEEIHEYIPKEVLPKDYGGEERCLKDLQKEWLDVLSSEEHLKYMREINAAGTDENFRQKCNFNEQYAGISGTFRMLSVD, encoded by the exons ATGGATACGATACCCAAACACAGCATCCTAGAGAATAAACCAAATGCCTTGACGCAAATTCGTAAACAATACAATCTGGAAAAACCCGGACAAATGAAGGAGGCCATCGATATACTAAAGAACTGGgtacaacaacaaaaacattttaaaaagaagGATTTTC GACCACATTATTATGAAGTTTGTATCATTACATGCAAGGGATCCATAGAACGTGCTAAGAGACAGATTGATAAAATTTGCACGATGAGGACGTTGTTACCGCAGTTCTTTGAAGAGTGTAATGTTAAAACCGACTTCGCACAGTTAAACGAAGTTAT CTTCACGATCCCGTTGCCGAAGTTAACCGATGATTACTATAGGGTtgttataatcaaaatttttgATATCAGCGCAATCAAAGCTTCACAATATATTGAACACTATAAAACGAATATTGTT GAAGGTTATGGAATGAGAATTAAAACTATTCATATTATAAGTGCATCAAAGGTCGTTAACAGTATCGTTGCTATTTTAAAACAAGTGCTTAGTGCTAAGATCGCTGATAGAATTCACATTCACAAAAATATTGAAGAAATACATGAATATATTCCAAAAGAAGTGCTGCCGAAAGACTATGGTGGAGAGGAACGTTGTTTAAAAGATTTACAAA AGGAATGGCTGGACGTTCTATCATCAGAGGAACACTTGAAGTATATGCGAGAAATTAACGCAGCTGGTACAGATGAAAATTTTAGACAAAAATGCAACTTTAATGAGCAGTATGCAGGAATTTCTGGCACTTTTAGAATGTTAAGTGTTGATTAG
- the LOC126775572 gene encoding uncharacterized protein LOC126775572 yields MDFIPKDRILETKPGILTAIRKQYNLEKPGQMKEAINILHEWVQKQKHFQKKDFSQFYLEAVIIGCKGSIERAKIQIDKICTMRTLLPQFFEECNVKTDLGDLHEIIYALTLPKLTDDYHRVFYGKYCNKIIKPTQIMDHFKYTIVLTEYVKNHDYFNGIIIILDFSEANLVDFLSKLSATELRQAMSINIEGYGLRVKAIHIISPSKVINTLVAILNQVLSSKVAGKIQVHKNIEELYKHIPKEILPKDCGGTERSLKDLQRDWLDTLSSEEHLNHMRVINAAGTNEDLRQKECFNDLYAGMPGTFRSLTVD; encoded by the exons ATGGATTTCATACCCAAGGACAGGATCCTAGAAACCAAGCCAGGTATCTTGACGGCAATCCGGAAACAGTACAATTTGGAGAAACCCGGACAAATGAAGGAGGCCATCAATATCCTACACGAATGggtacaaaaacaaaaacattttcaaaagaaGGATTTTA GTCAATTTTATTTGGAAGCCGTTATTATTGGTTGCAAGGGATCCATAGAACGTGCTAAGATACAGATTGACAAAATTTGTACAATGAGGACGTTGCTACCGCAGTTCTTTGAAGAGTGTAATGTTAAAACCGACTTGGGAGACTTACACGAAATTAT CTATGCGTTAACGTTGCCAAAACTAACCGATGATTATCATAGGGTTTTCTATGGcaagtattgtaataaaataatcaagcCTACACAAATTATGGATCACTTCAAATACACTATCgtt ctaaCCGAATACGTAAAAAACCATGACTATTTTAAcggaataattataattctggACTTTTCTGAAGCAAATTTGGTAGACTTTTTGTCCAAACTGAGTGCTACTGAGTTGAGACAAGCTATGTCTATTAACATA GAAGGTTATGGATTAAGAGTTAAAGCTATTCATATTATAAGTCCATCAAAGGTCATTAACACTTTGGTAGCGATTTTGAATCAAGTTCTAAGTTCTAAGGTAGCAGGTAAAATCCAGGTTCACAAAAATATCGAAGAACTCTATAAGCATATTCCAAAAGAAATACTGCCGAAAGACTGCGGGGGAACAGAACGCTCATTAAAAGATTTACAAA ggGACTGGTTGGACACGCTTTCGTCAGAGGAACACTTGAACCATATGCGGGTAATTAATGCAGCTGGTACAAATGAAGATTTAAGACAAAAAGAATGCTTCAATGACCTGTATGCAGGAATGCCTGGCACTTTTCGGTCATTAACTGTTGATTAA